From Balneola sp. MJW-20:
CACTTAGGGCCCCTGATTCATCCTGACCGGCATCAGCTGCGCGGATCAGCTCCATGCCGCAGATGGGGCAGTTTCCTGGTTCATTTTGTCTTACCTGGGGATGCATACTGCATGTGTACACGATCTCACCCTCTGCATTGGTATGACTTTCTGCGATATGCTCATCCAGTGTCTGAGGCTCTTCCGAACCACCGAAGATCAGGTATCCTATCAGCAATCCACCGAAAATCAATCCTGTATAAATAATTAAGTTTCTTGTTTTCATGTTGTTTTCCTTTGATTTAAAATGATTTGAAAGTCTGATCAGGATCCCTGATTCAGGATCTTCAGGTCATTCTTCGATAATTTCTTTCACATTATGCTTTCCAATCAGATAAGCTATATAGGCTGCTGCGGTATACTGATCCGTTTTGGCCTGTAGTCTTCTAAGCTGATAATCCAGTTGTTTTCGCTGCATGCGGAGTATCTCTTCAAAATCTGCACGGTCTGATGCGTAAGCTTCCATCATGATCTCAATAGCCTGACCGATACGCTGGATCTGCGTCTGATCATACAGCTCATACCGGCTTATAGCATCATCATAATCTGATAAAGAGGATTCTAACGACGTTTCGAGAACATTTTCCATAGACTGCCGTCGATACTCTGCTTCCTGTACTTTTTGCTCAGCCTGGCGGACCCCCGAGCGGTTCTTCCTGCCGAAGATGGGGACCTTTAGTCCTGCCATCACCATAATCGCATCTTCACCACTGTTAGCTACATTCGGAAGATCCGATTCACCCGTGAATATGTAATCAAAACCAAGCATGATATCCGGCCGGTTATTCTTTTTTGCCAGAGATCTCATTTCAGCCTTTGAAGCTTCCTCATACCGCAGCCGGCTCAGATCCGGGTTTTGGCGGCTAATACTGTTTAGGAGCTCCTGTTTTGAACCTATTTCTTCCGTCAACAATGTATCGGGAATGTCTGCTGCTTCATTACCCGGGCGGTTCAGCAATTCATTTAATTTCCGGTTCAGTACTTTCCTGTCGTTTTCCAGCAACTCGATCTGTATCTGGAGGTCCTCTTCTTCTATTTGTGCCCGAAGTACATCCACTTGGGTTGCCCGGTTTGTTTCATAACGGGCCAGGCTTATCTCCACCAGTGAATTCAATATCATTGCATTTTCCCTGGAAAGACGGATGCTTTCTTCCAGCTCGTACAGCTCAGTCACTGTTTTTTCAACCTGGTAAAACAGCCGGTTTCGGGCTTCCTGAAAGGATTCAAATGCTGCCCTGGCTTGCAATTCTGTTGCAGACCTTTGCGAGCCCAGGCTGCCAAACCAAGGAAGCATCTGTTTTACGGATACACGAGCCTGCTGGGGACCTACCCTGGTTTCGATCGGTTTAATAAAATATGAGAAGGAGACTTCCGGGTCCGGCAGTACCCCTGATATCTGAGGCTGTTCCATTGCAGCAAGGTATTGTTGATACCTTGCCTTAAGCTCCGGATTATTCTCTGCGGCCTCCTGTTGAAGTTCTGCTACACTTTGCCCCTCAACCACAGGAGAAAACATTAACAGTACCATCAGGCAAAGTCCACTCACAGAGACTAACTGCCCCCACGGTCTGGATATTTCGGTAGTTCTGTATCGATTCATGACAATTCTCTTTTCATTTTAAATTCTTTCCAGATATAATAAAGCACCGGAATAACGAGCAGCGTGATCACCTGCAAAAGCATCCCGCCCACGCTGGGTATGGCCATAGGCAACATAATATCCGAGCCCCGGCCGGTTGAAGTGAGGACCGGCAGTAGTGCCAGTATGGTTGTTGCTGTGGTCATAAGAGTAGGCCGGATACGCCTGCTCCCCGCCTCTATTACCATAGCTTTGAGCTCAGATGATGTTTTTGGCCTTTTCTTTTCATATAGCTGATCCAGATAGGTAGCCATGACTACTCCACCGTCGGCAGCAATTCCGAATAAGGCTATGAATCCGACCCAGACAGCAACACTCAGGTTAACCGTTCCCATCTGGAACAGGTCGCGCAGGTTCTGGCCAAACAGGTCAACGTTCAGGAACCATCCCTGCCCGTACAGCCAGATAAGCAAAAATCCACCTGCCCATGCCACAAAGATACTGCTGAAGATCATGGATGTAGTTGCAACAGAGCGGAACTGGAAATACATGATCAGGAATATGATCACCAGAGCTAGCGGCAGGATCACACTCAGGCGTTTTTCCGCCCTCACCTGATTTTCATAATCACCGGCAAAGTCAAAACTGATCCCCGGAGGAACCATAAGCTCTCCGTTGCTGATCCTGTGCTGAATTTCTGATCTCGCCTTCTCCACCACTTCTATCTCGGAATAGCCTTCTGTTTTATCAAAGATCACATAACCAACCAGAAAAGTATCCTCACTTTTAATGGCCTGCGGACCCTGCCGATAACTAATATCTGCCAGCTGGCTTAACGGAACCTGAGTACCGGTCTTTGTAGGCACGAGCAATCCTTCCAGGGCTTCGGGACTATCCCTTAGTTCTCGGGCAAAACGAACCCGGATGGGATACCGCTCCCGGCCTTCCACGGATGTGGATACAGACATACCGCCCACTCCCGTCGAAAGGAATTGCTGTACATCCGCAATATTCAGTCCGTAACGGGCAAGCTTCTCACGTTGCCACTCTACCTCCAGGTAAGGCTTTCCAACGATTCGCTCAGCAAATACAGAGGGCGCATTAACTCCCTCAACTTCACGCAGTACTTCCTCCAGCTTCAATCCGAAATCTTCGATCTCACGAAGGTCACTGCCCTTAACTTTAACACCCATCGGAGCTCTCATGCCAGACTGCAGCATGATCAGCCTGGTTTGAATAGGCTGAAGTTTCGGGGCAGAAGTCGTTCCGGGGATCTTGGCAACTTTTACGATCTCCTCCCAGATATCATCCGGTGAGCGTATCTCATCCCTCCACTGGCGGTAATATTCTCCATCCTCATCAGGGATCAAATCTCCGTCTTCATCACGCACATATTCACCCTCTTCATCAACCCTGAATCGAAGCCTTTGGCCGTCTTCATCGGTCCGGTATTCAGAATCATAAAGGATCACATTCTCGTACATGGAAATCGGAGCCGGATCCAGGGCCGACTCAACCCTGCCCATTTTCCCCACTACTGTTCTTACTTCTGGTATGGAATTTACGGCCAGATCGATCTTTCGCATTAAGTCTTCCGATTCCTCTACCCCTACATGAGGCATGGTAGTAGGCATATAGAGAAAAGCACCTTCGTCAAGCGCCGGCATGAATTCCTCCCCCAGGCCGGGAAATGCTTCGCTTGATGCGGTCCACAGGGCTGATTCCCTGATATCGATTCCAACAGTTTCAAAACCTTGTGCCATAAAGCTGAAGGTAGCTGAAAAGCCCAGCCAGATCAGAAGTCCAAACAGTATAAAGAACGATGGAATCGATAGGAAAACCCTCTTGTGGTCCAGACACCAGCCGATAATAGGTTTGTAGTAATGTATGATCAGCCAGAAAGCTACGAGAATCAGTGCAATGACCAGGACGATAAAGAACATATTTCCTGCAAATGATACTGACGGACCGAATGGAAGCCAGTATTTGGTCAGCACCCAGGTCACAACGGCTATTGCCAAAATATTATTCAGCAATGGAATACGTTTCTTATGTTCATCTTCAAGATAGAATTCTGATCCGTTGATCAGTCCGAATCCCAGCATCAGGAACCCGCCCCAGCCTGTAATGGTGAACATCGTTATAATTCCAAGCACAGCAAGCATTGCATTCCAACCGAGTTTTATTTTAGGCCTGTGGATCTTCAGCCCGAATAACCAGTGAGCAAATGGAGGGATCAGCGTGATGGTAATGATGACAGATGCGATCAGCGCAAAGGTCTTGGTATAAGCCAGCGGCTTGAAGAGCTTTCCTTCTGCCGCTATCATTGTAAACACCGGAAGAAAACTCACAATAGTCGTTGTAATAGCAGTCAACACAGCTCCTGCTACCTCAATCGTGGCCTTGTATATTACTTCCAGTAAGGGTTCGCTTTCCTCTCTTTCTTCCATATGTCGAAGCATATTTTCAGACAGGATCACACCCATATCCACTATAGTACCGATCGCAATAGCAATTCCTGAAAGGGCTACGATATTGGCATCCACACTGAAGTACTTCATGGCAATAAAGGTCATGAGTATAGCGACCGGAAGCATTGCCGAGATCAGTACTGAGGTCCTCAGATTCAACACCATGATCACGATCACGATAATGGTAATGAGTATCTGCAGGGTCAGTGCTTCTTCCAGTGTTCCCAGTGTTTCCGATATCAGTCCTGAACGATCATAAAAAGGTACGATAGTGACTTTAGACTCGGTTCCGTCTTCAAGGGTCTTTGAGGGAAGTCCGGAGGAAATCTCTTCTATCTTAGCCTTTACGTTATCGATCACTTCCTGAGGATTGGCTCCCTGCCGGGCAACTACTACGCCCCCTACTGCTTCAGCACCTGCCTTATCCAGTGCTCCCCTTCTGGGAGCCGGTCCCATAGTCACAAAAGCCACATCCTGAACCCGAACGGGAGTACCATCTGATACTTTTACTACTGCAGTCTCAAGGTCGTCGAGGTCTTGAATATATCCTATACCTCTTAACAGGTATTCTGCATTATTCAGCTCTACCGTTCTTGCACCGGTCTCGGCATTGGCTTTTCGAACTGCATCGATCACTTCAGGCAAAGTAACCCCATAGGTCTTCAATTTATTCGGATCAATATCCACCTGATATTCCTTTACATATCCGCCAATAGAAGCCACTTCCGCTACTCCCTGTGCGCC
This genomic window contains:
- a CDS encoding TolC family protein; this translates as MNRYRTTEISRPWGQLVSVSGLCLMVLLMFSPVVEGQSVAELQQEAAENNPELKARYQQYLAAMEQPQISGVLPDPEVSFSYFIKPIETRVGPQQARVSVKQMLPWFGSLGSQRSATELQARAAFESFQEARNRLFYQVEKTVTELYELEESIRLSRENAMILNSLVEISLARYETNRATQVDVLRAQIEEEDLQIQIELLENDRKVLNRKLNELLNRPGNEAADIPDTLLTEEIGSKQELLNSISRQNPDLSRLRYEEASKAEMRSLAKKNNRPDIMLGFDYIFTGESDLPNVANSGEDAIMVMAGLKVPIFGRKNRSGVRQAEQKVQEAEYRRQSMENVLETSLESSLSDYDDAISRYELYDQTQIQRIGQAIEIMMEAYASDRADFEEILRMQRKQLDYQLRRLQAKTDQYTAAAYIAYLIGKHNVKEIIEE
- a CDS encoding efflux RND transporter permease subunit — encoded protein: MLNKTIRFFLENKLVAVLLLSLLCGWGVVVSPFNWDLEFIPNDPVPVDAIPDLGENQQIVYTEWEGQSPQDVEDQVTYPLTTQLLTVPGVKSVRSNSMTGLSSIYVIFEEDVEYYWSRSRILEKLNSLPAGTLPSSVKPALGPDATALGQIFWYTLEGRDPEGDPAGGWDPQELRSIQDFYVRYGLSGAQGVAEVASIGGYVKEYQVDIDPNKLKTYGVTLPEVIDAVRKANAETGARTVELNNAEYLLRGIGYIQDLDDLETAVVKVSDGTPVRVQDVAFVTMGPAPRRGALDKAGAEAVGGVVVARQGANPQEVIDNVKAKIEEISSGLPSKTLEDGTESKVTIVPFYDRSGLISETLGTLEEALTLQILITIIVIVIMVLNLRTSVLISAMLPVAILMTFIAMKYFSVDANIVALSGIAIAIGTIVDMGVILSENMLRHMEEREESEPLLEVIYKATIEVAGAVLTAITTTIVSFLPVFTMIAAEGKLFKPLAYTKTFALIASVIITITLIPPFAHWLFGLKIHRPKIKLGWNAMLAVLGIITMFTITGWGGFLMLGFGLINGSEFYLEDEHKKRIPLLNNILAIAVVTWVLTKYWLPFGPSVSFAGNMFFIVLVIALILVAFWLIIHYYKPIIGWCLDHKRVFLSIPSFFILFGLLIWLGFSATFSFMAQGFETVGIDIRESALWTASSEAFPGLGEEFMPALDEGAFLYMPTTMPHVGVEESEDLMRKIDLAVNSIPEVRTVVGKMGRVESALDPAPISMYENVILYDSEYRTDEDGQRLRFRVDEEGEYVRDEDGDLIPDEDGEYYRQWRDEIRSPDDIWEEIVKVAKIPGTTSAPKLQPIQTRLIMLQSGMRAPMGVKVKGSDLREIEDFGLKLEEVLREVEGVNAPSVFAERIVGKPYLEVEWQREKLARYGLNIADVQQFLSTGVGGMSVSTSVEGRERYPIRVRFARELRDSPEALEGLLVPTKTGTQVPLSQLADISYRQGPQAIKSEDTFLVGYVIFDKTEGYSEIEVVEKARSEIQHRISNGELMVPPGISFDFAGDYENQVRAEKRLSVILPLALVIIFLIMYFQFRSVATTSMIFSSIFVAWAGGFLLIWLYGQGWFLNVDLFGQNLRDLFQMGTVNLSVAVWVGFIALFGIAADGGVVMATYLDQLYEKKRPKTSSELKAMVIEAGSRRIRPTLMTTATTILALLPVLTSTGRGSDIMLPMAIPSVGGMLLQVITLLVIPVLYYIWKEFKMKRELS